A genomic stretch from Pontivivens ytuae includes:
- a CDS encoding maleylpyruvate isomerase family mycothiol-dependent enzyme: MQQAIDFLEEARALHRVIAARPVAFLATPTLFKGWTVEEIVRHLHVWDGLADLARTDEEAFLATIPKAGAAVMGGNTRVTELELVPATGRALVAAWQARYERMGAEWAAEDPKRRLKWAGPSMSVRSSMTARIMEVWSHGQAIYDVAGLDRKPTPRLWNVVMLGINTFGWTHQVRDWPVPETMPLVRLTIGDEVKEWGDAAAGRIEGEAEHFAQVVTQTRNVADTALVVEGEVAQRWMENAQCFAGPPHPPPAPGSRHSV, encoded by the coding sequence CCGTCCGGTGGCGTTCCTCGCCACGCCCACCCTCTTCAAGGGCTGGACGGTCGAGGAGATCGTCCGCCACCTCCACGTCTGGGACGGCCTCGCCGACCTCGCCCGCACGGATGAGGAGGCGTTCCTCGCCACGATCCCCAAGGCCGGGGCCGCCGTGATGGGCGGCAACACGCGGGTGACCGAGCTCGAGCTGGTGCCTGCCACGGGCCGGGCGCTGGTCGCCGCCTGGCAGGCCCGCTACGAGCGGATGGGTGCGGAATGGGCGGCGGAGGACCCCAAGCGTCGCCTGAAATGGGCGGGGCCGTCCATGTCGGTCCGCTCGTCGATGACGGCGCGGATCATGGAGGTCTGGTCGCACGGGCAGGCGATCTACGACGTCGCGGGGCTCGACCGAAAACCCACGCCGCGGCTGTGGAATGTGGTCATGCTCGGCATCAACACCTTCGGCTGGACCCACCAGGTACGCGACTGGCCGGTGCCCGAGACCATGCCGCTCGTCCGCCTGACCATCGGTGACGAGGTGAAGGAATGGGGGGACGCAGCCGCAGGCCGGATCGAGGGTGAGGCCGAGCACTTCGCCCAGGTCGTAACGCAGACGCGGAACGTGGCCGATACGGCGCTGGTGGTCGAAGGCGAGGTCGCCCAGCGCTGGATGGAGAACGCCCAGTGCTTCGCCGGCCCGCCCCATCCGCCGCCCGCACCCGGCAGCCGCCACAGCGTTTGA